The following are encoded together in the Panicum virgatum strain AP13 chromosome 6K, P.virgatum_v5, whole genome shotgun sequence genome:
- the LOC120639162 gene encoding uncharacterized protein LOC120639162, whose protein sequence is MRHRPEELDIVEWHYLVSYFGTEEFQRISNKNSQNRHNRQIHHVTGSKGFSQLSYEKRDQLTGEEPNDMELFMMTHQQNGQWTSEESREVYDNATRKIMELESRPDANVVSDLEQNQIFQSTYKETRKIKSNKMHANGYLARYPTRKELLSEDYQRKLQQEEALIESFGRLQDRLEAQEVEREAERQ, encoded by the exons ATGAGACATAGGCCAGAAGAATTAGACATTGTTGAGTGGCACTATCTGGTGTCCTATTTTGGCACTGAAGAATTCCAG AGGATTAGCAATAAGAATTCTCAGAATCGGCACAATCGACAGATACACCATGTTACAGGATCAAAGGGTTTTTCTCAATTGAGCTATGAGAAG AGGGACCAACTAACTGGTGAAGAACCAAATGATATGGAGCTTTTTATGATGACCCACCAACAAAATGGACAATGGACAAGCGAGGAATCTAGGGAAGTCTAT GACAATGCAACCAGGAAGATTATGGAGCTGGAGTCAAGGCCTGACGCAAATGTCGTCTCAGACTTGGAGCAGAACCAGATTTTCCAATCAACCTACAAGGAAACGAgaaaaatcaaatcaaacaagATGCATGCTAATGGTTACCTTGCAAGGTACCCAACTAGAAAGGAGCTACTGTCGGAGGACTACCAGCGCAAACTCCAACAGGAGGAAGCCCTCATTGAATCATTTGGACGGCTGCAAGATAGACtagaagctcaagaagttgaaaggGAAGCCGAGAGGCAATAA